A single Aminobacterium mobile DSM 12262 DNA region contains:
- the mraY gene encoding phospho-N-acetylmuramoyl-pentapeptide-transferase — protein MNRLFLFFFVFFLSLLIEKLWIRKSCEMDMSQVQKDYGPQSHILTKSKTPSMGGLMFLAVSFLCLFLFPLSNAGTWHESFVFWIFPWGAALIGFIDDWIKYKKHSSEGLPSLGKLVAQILLALPWAFWVGWYKGIYLWPNMELSLWLGVPLLAFIAIGMLNAVNVTDGLDGLAAGSVILSLVAFLVWLPAATYVRSGGIVTLAMCLAFLWYNSHPAAVFMGDVGSHFLAGVLISLCALSGFLMAVIPLGFIFGVEILTVSIQLIAIHKFKRKVFKMSPLHHHFELTGWSEDQIVTRFLILHGLGAIVCIFFLMSWWA, from the coding sequence ATGAATAGACTCTTCCTCTTCTTTTTTGTATTTTTTCTCTCTTTATTAATAGAGAAGTTATGGATTCGTAAATCATGCGAAATGGATATGTCTCAGGTGCAAAAAGATTATGGGCCTCAAAGCCATATTTTAACGAAGAGCAAAACTCCTTCTATGGGAGGTCTCATGTTTTTAGCGGTATCTTTTTTGTGCTTATTTCTTTTCCCATTATCCAATGCAGGGACATGGCATGAGTCTTTTGTTTTCTGGATATTCCCTTGGGGAGCCGCTCTTATCGGTTTTATCGATGATTGGATTAAATACAAAAAACACTCAAGCGAAGGTCTCCCCAGCCTAGGCAAACTCGTAGCCCAGATACTCCTTGCCTTGCCGTGGGCCTTTTGGGTCGGATGGTATAAAGGGATTTATTTATGGCCTAATATGGAATTATCTCTATGGCTTGGAGTTCCCCTTCTTGCCTTCATAGCTATCGGGATGTTGAATGCCGTTAATGTGACCGATGGGCTTGATGGTTTAGCTGCGGGATCGGTTATTCTCTCTCTTGTGGCATTCCTTGTCTGGCTTCCTGCTGCTACGTATGTACGGAGCGGGGGAATCGTTACCCTTGCAATGTGTCTGGCTTTTCTTTGGTATAATTCTCATCCTGCAGCTGTATTTATGGGGGATGTCGGTTCTCATTTTTTGGCAGGGGTTCTTATCTCTCTCTGTGCATTAAGTGGCTTCTTAATGGCAGTGATTCCTCTCGGCTTTATTTTTGGTGTTGAGATCTTGACTGTTTCTATACAATTGATAGCTATTCATAAATTCAAGAGAAAAGTTTTTAAAATGAGCCCTCTTCATCATCATTTTGAACTTACAGGGTGGAGTGAAGATCAGATTGTAACCAGGTTTTTAATTCTTCATGGTTTAGGGGCAATTGTCTGTATCTTCTTTTTGATGTCTTGGTGGGCATAA
- a CDS encoding peptidoglycan D,D-transpeptidase FtsI family protein → MKRNFWLGPWPWVFISFIVVLSRLFFVHCMPDDRVIRQSQRQYWSEVPVSTTRGSIVDVHENPLAMSVPAYSFFVDPAFWNPSNGKSLSGLLPSEVVDKISKPLAGRFHWIARKISKEKADAIMALNLPGLYRLQEKKRLYPQNSLLAHAIGYCDIDDRGLAGIELVWDQILYSPPGIRFFIKEATGRAIDVSTTLSDLEKIEHKGRIRLTVDMRIQYILEQRLQEAIDKNQARWGAAICMNPSTGELLGLASAPSFDPNNRMDLLNKNKVFNNAVSRVYEPGSTFKPVVVSIALERKVTYASEVLSTPHRIKVADGSISESGNSNWGSLSLGDIVVKSSNVGMAQIGLRIRPFDMYNSLKDWGLGVAPGIELNGVEAGLLPSPDQWRGVVPANIAIGQGIGVSPLQLLTAMNAIINGGELLRPYIVADVIDSHGKKVYEGKKEVIRTVVTPSIATWLRKVMRDVVVRGTGRLADTPVTAIAGKTGTAQVAEKGVYAKKRWVASFIGFWPYESPKYAMLIVVGEPSKGQYYGGSVAGPVFRSVVEDMAQLNIF, encoded by the coding sequence ATGAAGCGAAATTTCTGGTTAGGGCCTTGGCCGTGGGTATTTATCTCTTTTATTGTAGTTTTAAGCAGGTTGTTTTTTGTGCATTGTATGCCGGATGATCGTGTTATTCGGCAATCTCAACGGCAATATTGGAGTGAGGTCCCTGTTAGCACCACTCGTGGATCTATTGTCGATGTTCATGAAAATCCTTTAGCTATGTCTGTGCCAGCATATAGTTTTTTTGTCGATCCAGCTTTTTGGAACCCTTCTAATGGTAAATCATTGTCAGGATTACTTCCTTCTGAGGTTGTAGATAAAATATCAAAGCCACTTGCTGGCCGTTTTCATTGGATTGCTCGAAAAATAAGTAAAGAAAAAGCTGACGCCATCATGGCACTAAATTTACCCGGACTCTATCGGCTACAAGAAAAAAAACGTCTTTATCCACAAAACTCTCTTTTAGCACATGCTATTGGATATTGTGATATTGATGATCGCGGACTTGCAGGAATAGAGCTAGTTTGGGATCAGATATTGTATTCTCCACCAGGCATCCGTTTTTTTATAAAAGAAGCTACAGGACGTGCGATAGATGTATCTACAACGTTATCTGACCTTGAAAAAATAGAACATAAAGGCAGAATCCGCTTAACAGTGGATATGCGTATCCAATATATTTTGGAACAGCGTCTCCAAGAGGCAATAGATAAAAATCAAGCTCGATGGGGAGCTGCTATCTGCATGAATCCTTCTACAGGGGAACTATTGGGATTAGCTAGTGCCCCTTCTTTTGACCCTAATAATAGAATGGACTTGCTCAATAAAAATAAAGTTTTTAATAATGCTGTAAGCAGAGTATACGAACCAGGCTCTACCTTTAAGCCAGTAGTAGTGTCCATAGCATTGGAACGGAAAGTAACGTATGCTTCGGAAGTCCTCTCTACACCTCACAGAATTAAAGTTGCAGATGGATCTATTTCGGAGTCAGGTAATAGTAATTGGGGGTCCTTATCTTTAGGGGATATCGTGGTAAAATCTTCAAATGTTGGGATGGCACAAATAGGACTTCGGATCCGCCCCTTTGATATGTATAACAGCTTAAAAGATTGGGGGTTGGGGGTAGCGCCTGGGATAGAACTCAACGGGGTGGAGGCAGGGTTATTGCCATCACCAGACCAGTGGAGGGGCGTTGTCCCAGCTAATATAGCCATAGGGCAAGGTATTGGAGTTTCTCCTCTTCAGCTTTTAACCGCTATGAATGCCATAATCAATGGTGGAGAATTATTACGTCCCTATATAGTGGCAGATGTTATAGATAGCCACGGGAAAAAAGTTTACGAAGGGAAAAAGGAAGTTATACGTACAGTTGTCACCCCTTCCATTGCGACATGGCTGCGAAAAGTTATGAGGGATGTAGTAGTGCGCGGAACAGGCAGGTTAGCGGATACGCCGGTAACTGCTATAGCAGGTAAAACTGGAACTGCTCAAGTTGCAGAAAAAGGTGTTTACGCTAAAAAAAGATGGGTGGCATCTTTTATAGGTTTTTGGCCTTATGAATCCCCTAAGTACGCTATGCTTATAGTTGTAGGCGAACCCTCTAAAGGGCAGTATTATGGTGGTAGTGTAGCCGGGCCAGTTTTTAGATCTGTCGTAGAAGATATGGCGCAATTAAACATTTTTTAA
- a CDS encoding UDP-N-acetylmuramoyl-tripeptide--D-alanyl-D-alanine ligase → MKWQLWKISDLAGSIGATWSGSDIVIPDFFCVDSREVYPGSAFVAVRGANQDGHDYIIDALHRGATLIIAEKGRVPKGISFDGRAYIEVNDSVTDMARMASAYLKAVAPQEVVAITGSVGKTTTREIIKKCLERFPFAYGAERSFNTLIGCSLTILGMPPGTDVLILEMGTNKPGEIAEMVQYFPPTRAIITEVSSAHLEGLKSLEGVIAAKLEILQSSDIKTIFFNEDNRLLTQEILQYSGEYKKVGVGYIHGLYRIKEADFHIIDGLPRLKTVLLTPDGGAHEIYTGLWGTHASLSIAFALALCSELQFSLGEAIHGLETMSALPGRGVIMVLKNEAILIDDSYNANPSSMDASLTTLLDLPATGRKIAVLGSMKELGEDDTRLHEEVLKKALALDALFLIGEEWKDPYLKLSDEERKKAACIADLKALEAGLLSRLHKGDLLLVKGSHIHRLDLMVSSLVGGNKNE, encoded by the coding sequence ATGAAATGGCAACTATGGAAGATATCAGATTTAGCTGGTTCTATAGGTGCTACTTGGTCAGGTAGTGATATAGTAATTCCTGACTTTTTTTGTGTTGATAGCCGAGAGGTTTATCCTGGTTCAGCCTTTGTCGCTGTACGAGGAGCTAACCAAGATGGGCATGACTATATAATTGATGCCTTACATCGTGGGGCGACCCTTATTATCGCTGAAAAGGGGCGTGTGCCGAAAGGGATATCTTTTGATGGTAGGGCCTATATAGAAGTAAATGATTCTGTGACCGATATGGCTCGTATGGCTTCTGCCTATCTCAAGGCAGTTGCTCCGCAAGAAGTTGTTGCTATTACAGGGAGTGTCGGGAAAACAACGACGAGGGAAATTATTAAAAAATGTTTGGAGAGGTTCCCTTTTGCGTATGGAGCAGAACGGAGTTTTAATACGCTCATAGGATGCTCTCTCACTATTTTAGGAATGCCGCCAGGAACTGATGTCTTAATTTTGGAGATGGGAACCAATAAACCTGGAGAGATTGCAGAGATGGTTCAGTACTTTCCCCCCACAAGAGCTATCATAACGGAGGTAAGCTCTGCTCACCTCGAAGGGTTGAAATCTTTGGAGGGAGTTATAGCTGCCAAGCTTGAAATCCTCCAATCGTCAGATATAAAGACTATTTTCTTTAACGAAGATAACAGGTTGTTAACTCAAGAGATTCTTCAATATTCTGGAGAGTATAAAAAAGTTGGGGTGGGATATATCCACGGTCTCTATAGGATAAAAGAAGCCGATTTTCATATAATAGATGGCTTGCCTCGTCTGAAAACTGTTCTTTTAACTCCAGATGGAGGGGCTCACGAGATTTACACGGGGTTATGGGGTACACATGCTTCGTTATCTATTGCTTTTGCTCTGGCCTTATGTTCAGAGTTGCAGTTCTCTCTAGGAGAGGCTATTCATGGTTTAGAGACTATGAGTGCTCTGCCTGGCCGGGGTGTCATTATGGTATTGAAAAACGAAGCTATACTTATTGACGACTCATACAATGCTAATCCTTCCTCTATGGATGCTTCCCTTACTACTCTTTTAGATCTTCCTGCGACAGGGCGAAAAATAGCTGTTCTAGGGAGTATGAAGGAATTAGGAGAGGATGACACGCGGCTGCATGAGGAGGTTCTCAAGAAAGCTCTTGCTTTAGATGCGTTATTCCTCATAGGAGAGGAATGGAAAGACCCGTATCTGAAACTGTCTGACGAAGAACGGAAAAAAGCCGCATGTATTGCTGACTTGAAAGCCTTAGAAGCAGGACTTTTATCGAGACTTCATAAAGGTGATCTTCTCCTCGTGAAGGGATCTCATATCCATCGTTTGGATCTTATGGTCTCGTCTTTAGTGGGAGGGAACAAGAATGAATAG
- a CDS encoding V-type ATP synthase subunit D — protein sequence MPRLNVNPNRMELSRLKKRLVVAKRGHKLLKDKQDALIKAFLERAREGKALREELEVELGDCYHSFLLARAQTLPAMLEQALMISGTRCNLKVQERNVMSVVVPEYTVEQQGEALSYGLATSQGSLDVALERFSKLIPKLIALAAKEKAIRLMASEIEKTRRRVNALEHVMIPNFNETIRYITMKLDEQERSTLSRLMKIKDIVRSH from the coding sequence ATGCCACGGTTGAACGTCAACCCCAACCGGATGGAGCTTTCTCGTCTAAAAAAACGACTCGTTGTAGCTAAACGTGGACATAAGCTTCTTAAAGATAAGCAAGATGCCTTAATTAAAGCCTTTCTTGAACGTGCTCGCGAAGGGAAGGCATTGCGAGAGGAGCTTGAGGTAGAATTGGGAGATTGTTACCATAGTTTCCTTCTTGCTCGGGCTCAGACTTTACCTGCAATGCTGGAGCAGGCTCTTATGATTTCAGGGACACGATGTAATTTGAAAGTACAAGAACGCAATGTCATGAGCGTTGTTGTACCTGAATATACGGTAGAGCAGCAGGGAGAGGCTTTAAGCTATGGGCTTGCAACGTCTCAAGGGAGTTTGGACGTCGCTTTAGAGCGATTCTCCAAGTTAATTCCTAAGCTCATTGCTTTGGCAGCAAAAGAAAAGGCTATTCGGCTTATGGCTTCTGAAATTGAAAAAACGAGACGTCGAGTCAATGCTTTGGAACACGTAATGATACCTAACTTTAACGAAACTATTCGGTATATTACGATGAAGCTAGATGAGCAGGAGCGGTCAACTCTCAGCCGGTTGATGAAAATTAAAGATATAGTGCGTTCACATTAA
- a CDS encoding CheR family methyltransferase: MDEIEKKYDSPAYNNFKKKIRNLTGLDLNSYKNQIHRRVHMLMQRWNITDYDAYFDLVKKEEKKLREFLDYLTINVSEFFRNPPRWDDLQNKVLPELIKTRGSKRLKLWSAGSATGEEPYSLAMLSMETKLHCPPYVLASDIDEGAIKIAQKGEYHIRQLANLSQEYVDKYFSKINEESFSIREGVKKRVSFERLNLIDDPFGQDFDLILCRNVVIYFSAETKKNLYLKFYKALRPGGFLLVGSTEQIFEHKALGFESAGPFLYKKSLP, encoded by the coding sequence ATGGACGAGATAGAAAAAAAGTATGATTCTCCTGCATACAACAACTTTAAGAAGAAGATACGAAATTTGACTGGGCTTGATCTAAATTCTTATAAAAATCAAATCCACCGTCGCGTGCACATGTTAATGCAAAGATGGAATATAACCGATTATGATGCATATTTTGATTTAGTAAAAAAAGAAGAAAAAAAGCTTCGAGAATTTCTCGATTATCTTACGATTAATGTATCGGAATTCTTTAGGAACCCCCCTCGATGGGATGATCTTCAAAACAAGGTCCTACCTGAATTAATTAAAACTCGGGGATCCAAAAGACTAAAATTGTGGAGTGCTGGCAGCGCTACAGGAGAAGAACCCTATTCTCTTGCAATGTTGTCTATGGAAACAAAACTTCATTGCCCTCCTTATGTACTCGCCAGCGATATAGATGAAGGAGCAATTAAAATTGCACAGAAAGGAGAATATCACATACGGCAGCTAGCCAACCTTTCTCAAGAGTATGTTGATAAATACTTTTCAAAGATAAATGAGGAAAGCTTCTCCATACGGGAAGGAGTCAAGAAACGCGTCAGCTTTGAACGACTCAACTTAATAGACGACCCATTTGGACAAGATTTTGACCTCATCCTCTGTCGAAATGTTGTTATCTATTTTTCGGCAGAGACCAAGAAAAATCTTTATTTAAAATTTTACAAAGCCCTCCGTCCTGGAGGTTTTCTTCTTGTGGGATCTACCGAACAAATTTTTGAACATAAGGCGCTAGGTTTTGAATCTGCCGGGCCATTCCTGTATAAAAAATCTCTTCCTTGA
- a CDS encoding UDP-N-acetylmuramoyl-L-alanyl-D-glutamate--2,6-diaminopimelate ligase produces MSDLQNIIKILEGNGEIEQVVFPSKESLPITSIFSNSRECNPGSLFCCIQGEKHDGHVFAADAVQRGAIALLCKRPLEINVPQIIVKDVRWVMGYAAAIVYDCPSEHLAMYGVTGTNGKSTSSYMMRSVLQASGEKSGLMGTIVYSDGDVEEEASRTTPESCDVQRYLARMVRNECKSATMEVSSHGAVQGRLNGCFFSGMIFTNLTPEHLDYHGDMEHYFMAKKSIFEKYVSHDWCGAINGDDEYGKRLLYEYKDHCLSYGLCSCAGHDVYPTWLEMGLSGLQMDVRLPTGKSLELNLPVTGRFNVYNALGVIALAYGVGINMPTIKRGLETMPQVPGRVEKYFFENGVCAVVDYAHTPDALQNVLSAMREICKGRLISVFGHGGERYHGNRPLLGQVASENADVVVVTMDNPRSEDPAQIAEEIEKGFTSSLLEHYRILNRQEAVGTALSMARPGDMVVISGKGPEHYILLQDKRIPYNDSETIKEWGMKQGLRWQ; encoded by the coding sequence ATGTCTGACCTGCAGAATATTATAAAGATATTAGAGGGGAACGGAGAAATAGAACAAGTTGTTTTCCCCTCAAAGGAGAGCTTGCCTATCACGAGTATTTTTAGCAATAGCAGAGAATGTAATCCAGGCTCCCTTTTTTGTTGTATACAAGGAGAAAAACATGATGGCCATGTTTTTGCTGCAGACGCAGTCCAGCGAGGTGCCATTGCGTTGCTATGCAAGCGTCCTTTAGAAATAAATGTCCCTCAAATTATTGTAAAAGATGTTCGATGGGTCATGGGGTATGCGGCAGCTATTGTATATGATTGTCCGTCTGAGCATTTAGCCATGTACGGTGTAACTGGAACAAATGGGAAAAGTACTTCTTCTTATATGATGCGAAGTGTTTTACAAGCTTCAGGTGAGAAAAGCGGCCTTATGGGTACTATTGTTTATTCTGATGGAGATGTGGAGGAAGAAGCGAGCCGTACAACTCCGGAAAGTTGTGATGTTCAACGATATCTTGCCCGTATGGTAAGGAATGAGTGTAAAAGTGCCACAATGGAAGTATCTTCTCATGGAGCAGTCCAAGGGCGGCTTAATGGTTGTTTTTTTAGTGGCATGATTTTTACGAATTTAACTCCAGAGCATCTAGATTATCATGGAGATATGGAACATTACTTCATGGCTAAAAAAAGCATTTTTGAAAAATATGTCAGTCATGATTGGTGCGGAGCCATTAATGGTGATGATGAGTATGGGAAAAGGCTTTTATATGAATATAAGGATCATTGCTTGTCTTACGGATTATGTTCTTGTGCTGGTCATGATGTCTATCCTACGTGGCTGGAAATGGGACTTTCTGGTCTTCAGATGGATGTCCGCTTGCCGACGGGGAAATCCTTAGAATTAAATCTTCCTGTTACAGGACGTTTTAATGTCTATAATGCTCTCGGTGTTATTGCTCTTGCTTATGGGGTAGGAATAAATATGCCCACAATAAAAAGAGGCTTGGAAACTATGCCCCAGGTCCCTGGCAGAGTCGAAAAATATTTTTTTGAAAATGGTGTTTGTGCTGTAGTAGATTACGCACATACTCCAGATGCTCTTCAGAACGTTTTGTCAGCGATGAGGGAAATCTGTAAAGGTCGACTTATCTCTGTTTTTGGTCATGGGGGAGAGCGCTATCATGGGAATCGTCCTCTTTTGGGACAAGTGGCATCTGAAAATGCAGATGTAGTAGTAGTAACTATGGATAACCCACGTAGCGAAGACCCTGCTCAGATAGCAGAAGAAATAGAAAAAGGTTTTACGTCGTCATTGTTGGAGCACTATCGTATTTTGAATCGCCAAGAAGCTGTCGGAACAGCGCTCTCTATGGCTCGTCCCGGAGATATGGTGGTGATAAGCGGGAAAGGGCCGGAACATTATATTTTACTTCAGGATAAACGAATTCCATATAATGATTCAGAAACCATTAAAGAATGGGGCATGAAGCAGGGATTGAGGTGGCAATAA
- the mraZ gene encoding division/cell wall cluster transcriptional repressor MraZ, producing the protein MLVGTYEHRVDAKGRTVIPAKFRQELGECVVATIGIDRCVSLYPMEEWQKVLEKLQSLPFSKSKTRGLMRIMLASAHELAIDSAGRILIPQILRDHAELLTDAFFVGISDHIELWDKGIWEQYSKTVLDELPEIAEGIDGF; encoded by the coding sequence ATGTTAGTGGGAACTTACGAACACCGAGTCGATGCTAAAGGAAGAACGGTTATTCCTGCCAAGTTCAGGCAGGAGCTCGGGGAGTGTGTTGTTGCCACTATAGGTATAGATCGATGTGTTTCTCTCTATCCCATGGAGGAATGGCAAAAGGTTTTGGAAAAACTGCAAAGTTTGCCTTTTTCAAAGAGCAAAACCAGAGGGCTTATGCGAATTATGCTTGCTAGTGCTCATGAATTGGCTATTGATAGTGCCGGACGTATCCTTATCCCCCAGATTTTAAGGGATCATGCGGAGCTTCTGACTGATGCCTTTTTTGTGGGGATAAGCGATCATATAGAGCTTTGGGATAAAGGTATTTGGGAACAGTATAGCAAAACTGTTCTTGATGAGCTGCCAGAGATAGCAGAAGGGATAGATGGATTCTAA
- the rsmH gene encoding 16S rRNA (cytosine(1402)-N(4))-methyltransferase RsmH: MVEHIPVMINEVVEHLKQIPVPRVIVDATLGLGGYAESILTQFPDVLLIGVDRDEQALSMARDRLAAFGDRVHYYLVPFSRLVSVLEKEKVTPDGVVFDLGVSNLQLSLPERGFSFQQDGPLDMRMESSKEVEGLRASDVVNTFSEKDLADIFWKYGEERYSRRIASGIVRYRKENGQISTTAQLVEAIRASLPAPVQRKMGGHPARKVFQALRIFVNNELVELEEGLQAAIEKVADKGVIIVVSYHSLEDRIVKYAMRDWKNEGKGIILTRHPLIPTEKEIEENYKARSAKFRAFMREVDMEEDS, encoded by the coding sequence ATGGTAGAGCATATTCCAGTTATGATTAATGAGGTAGTAGAGCATCTCAAGCAGATACCGGTCCCGCGTGTGATAGTCGACGCAACATTGGGGTTGGGAGGATATGCAGAAAGTATCCTTACACAATTTCCCGATGTTTTACTTATTGGCGTGGATAGAGATGAGCAAGCTCTTTCTATGGCTCGTGACCGTTTAGCTGCGTTTGGAGACAGAGTTCACTATTATCTTGTTCCCTTCAGTAGACTTGTTTCTGTGTTAGAGAAAGAAAAAGTAACTCCTGATGGAGTTGTTTTTGATTTAGGAGTTTCTAATCTGCAATTAAGCCTTCCGGAACGAGGCTTTTCTTTCCAACAAGATGGCCCTTTAGATATGCGCATGGAAAGTTCTAAAGAAGTTGAGGGGCTCCGTGCTTCTGACGTAGTAAATACTTTTTCAGAAAAAGATTTGGCAGATATTTTTTGGAAATATGGAGAGGAGCGATATTCGAGACGGATAGCATCTGGTATTGTCAGATATAGAAAAGAAAACGGTCAAATCTCAACTACCGCGCAACTTGTAGAGGCCATTAGAGCTTCTCTCCCGGCACCTGTTCAAAGGAAAATGGGGGGACATCCAGCACGGAAAGTATTTCAGGCCCTTCGTATTTTTGTAAATAATGAACTTGTTGAATTGGAAGAAGGGTTGCAGGCTGCTATCGAAAAAGTAGCAGATAAAGGAGTCATTATTGTTGTTAGTTACCATTCTTTAGAAGACCGCATTGTTAAGTACGCCATGAGAGACTGGAAAAACGAAGGTAAAGGCATTATTTTAACCCGCCATCCTCTCATTCCTACAGAAAAGGAAATAGAAGAAAATTATAAGGCTAGAAGCGCTAAGTTTCGGGCATTTATGAGAGAAGTAGATATGGAAGAGGATTCTTAA